Proteins encoded by one window of Nocardia goodfellowii:
- a CDS encoding MarR family winged helix-turn-helix transcriptional regulator produces the protein MFIAYRSIENQVFAALAAAGFGEITLAQGRLLARIGPEGNRLTDLAEQAQITKQTAGFLVDQLERAGYVERVCDPTDGRARLIRLADRGLRGTEIANAEAARVEAEWEKHLGARQMAQLRTIMTRLREITDPYA, from the coding sequence ATGTTCATCGCGTATCGGTCGATAGAGAATCAGGTCTTCGCCGCACTCGCCGCTGCGGGCTTCGGCGAGATCACCCTGGCTCAAGGGCGGTTGCTAGCCAGAATCGGACCGGAGGGCAATCGCCTCACCGACCTCGCCGAACAGGCGCAGATCACCAAGCAGACTGCCGGATTCCTCGTCGACCAGCTCGAACGCGCCGGTTATGTGGAACGTGTCTGCGACCCCACCGACGGCCGCGCGCGCCTCATCCGCCTCGCCGACCGCGGCCTGCGCGGCACCGAGATCGCCAATGCCGAGGCCGCGCGTGTGGAAGCCGAATGGGAGAAACACCTCGGCGCGCGGCAGATGGCCCAGCTGCGCACCATCATGACTCGGCTGCGCGAGATCACCGATCCCTATGCGTGA
- a CDS encoding Dyp-type peroxidase has protein sequence MPERRSRPGGFTRRRLLGGSAAAAGVAGLGLGAAALTRSETGEHRPASVATEPFYGPHQAGIATAPQDHVALVAFDLRPGTTRDDIEGILRIWSGDAARLTQGAPALADTEPQLTQRPARLTVTFGFGPAVFTRAGLEHRKPAWLRPLPPFRIDKLESRWSDGDLVIQICADEVTTVAHAVRVLCRSVTTLTTVRWVQRGFRNATPRQTPRNLMGQVDGTENIAAGTPDFDRLVWDDGAAQPWLTGGTSMVLRRIAMNLETWDEIDPEGRELSVGRKLDTGAPLTGTSEFDLPDFTAVDQHGIPVIPQSSHIARAHHTHAGERFFRRGYNYDDAPERGQVSNSGLLFTAFQRDVDTQYLPVQQRLADFDALNVWTTPVGSSVFVIPPGIEAPGGYIGQSLFES, from the coding sequence GTGCCTGAGCGGCGATCGCGGCCCGGTGGGTTCACCCGGCGGCGTCTGCTCGGCGGCAGTGCCGCCGCGGCAGGCGTGGCCGGGCTCGGCCTCGGCGCGGCGGCGCTGACCCGTTCCGAGACCGGCGAGCACCGGCCCGCGTCCGTCGCGACCGAACCGTTCTACGGCCCGCACCAGGCCGGGATCGCGACCGCGCCACAAGATCACGTGGCACTCGTGGCGTTCGATCTACGTCCCGGTACCACCCGCGATGACATCGAAGGCATCCTGCGGATCTGGTCCGGTGACGCGGCCCGCCTGACCCAGGGCGCGCCCGCGCTCGCCGACACCGAACCGCAACTGACCCAGCGTCCGGCCCGGCTCACCGTCACCTTCGGGTTCGGCCCGGCGGTGTTCACCCGCGCGGGCCTGGAACATCGCAAACCGGCGTGGTTGCGTCCGCTGCCGCCGTTCCGCATCGACAAACTGGAATCTCGGTGGAGCGACGGCGATCTGGTCATTCAGATCTGCGCGGACGAGGTCACCACGGTGGCGCACGCGGTGCGCGTACTGTGCCGCAGCGTCACCACACTGACCACGGTGCGCTGGGTGCAACGCGGTTTCCGCAACGCCACACCACGGCAGACGCCGCGCAATCTGATGGGCCAGGTCGACGGCACCGAGAACATCGCCGCCGGCACCCCCGACTTCGATCGGCTGGTCTGGGACGACGGCGCCGCCCAGCCCTGGCTGACCGGCGGCACCTCGATGGTGCTGCGGCGGATCGCGATGAACCTGGAAACCTGGGACGAAATCGACCCGGAGGGAAGGGAACTCAGCGTCGGCCGGAAACTCGACACCGGCGCACCGTTGACCGGGACCAGCGAATTCGACCTCCCGGATTTCACGGCAGTCGACCAGCACGGAATCCCGGTCATCCCGCAGTCGTCGCATATCGCCCGAGCACACCACACCCATGCCGGCGAACGGTTCTTCCGGCGCGGCTACAACTACGACGACGCGCCCGAGCGGGGGCAGGTCTCCAATTCGGGCCTGCTGTTCACCGCGTTCCAGCGAGACGTGGACACCCAATATCTGCCGGTGCAACAGCGATTGGCGGATTTCGACGCCCTCAACGTGTGGACCACGCCGGTCGGGTCGTCGGTGTTCGTGATCCCGCCGGGGATCGAAGCACCCGGCGGGTATATCGGGCAGTCGCTGTTCGAATCCTGA
- a CDS encoding maleylpyruvate isomerase family mycothiol-dependent enzyme, translated as MAFDEDRAWQVIEQQRLAIAEVLAGLSADEWEAPSLCAGWRIRDVAAHVIVGTHPLAVGATLTALARAGGRYNTMIDTLTRNYADRPDADLVSELRACAPSRTLPAVTNVRNILFDTIVHGQDIAIPLHRPIVVPPGDAAVAATRVWSMGWPFWARRRLRGFQLTATDTDWTVGTGPVVRGPMTALLLTLTGRPKALEQLSGAGLSGLRQLRRL; from the coding sequence GTGGCATTCGACGAGGACCGCGCGTGGCAGGTAATCGAGCAACAGCGCCTCGCTATCGCCGAGGTGCTGGCCGGGCTGAGCGCCGACGAATGGGAGGCGCCGTCGCTATGTGCGGGCTGGCGCATTCGAGATGTGGCCGCACACGTCATTGTCGGCACGCACCCCCTGGCCGTGGGGGCGACGCTGACCGCCCTCGCCCGCGCGGGCGGTCGCTACAACACAATGATCGACACCCTCACCCGCAACTATGCCGATCGGCCCGATGCCGACCTGGTTTCCGAATTACGCGCATGCGCGCCCTCGCGCACCCTGCCGGCCGTGACGAACGTGCGAAACATCTTGTTCGACACCATCGTTCACGGCCAGGACATCGCGATCCCGTTGCACCGCCCGATCGTGGTGCCACCCGGCGACGCCGCGGTGGCCGCCACCCGGGTGTGGTCGATGGGCTGGCCGTTCTGGGCCCGGCGCCGCCTGCGCGGATTCCAGCTGACGGCCACCGACACCGACTGGACAGTGGGCACCGGCCCCGTCGTACGCGGGCCGATGACCGCGTTGCTGCTCACGCTGACGGGGCGGCCGAAGGCCCTCGAACAACTGTCCGGAGCTGGACTTTCCGGACTCCGACAACTCAGGAGGTTGTGA
- a CDS encoding RidA family protein — protein MAIEIIQTDGLDTPQTYSHVVIATGSRMVFVAGQMSDDIDGNLVHSGDLAGQARQVFANLGRALTAAGARPDQVTKITIYVVGHRREYLPVIEQARVGLFGDHKPTDVLVGVETLAAPGYLIEVDAIAVI, from the coding sequence ATGGCCATCGAAATCATCCAGACAGACGGTCTGGATACACCACAGACCTACAGCCACGTCGTCATCGCGACGGGCAGCCGCATGGTGTTCGTCGCTGGGCAGATGTCCGACGACATCGACGGCAACCTGGTCCACTCCGGGGATCTGGCAGGACAAGCCCGGCAAGTGTTCGCCAACCTTGGTCGTGCCCTTACCGCTGCCGGCGCGCGACCGGATCAGGTAACCAAAATAACGATCTATGTGGTCGGGCATCGCAGGGAGTACCTGCCCGTCATCGAGCAGGCCAGGGTCGGGCTTTTCGGCGACCACAAACCCACCGACGTGCTGGTCGGGGTGGAGACTCTCGCCGCACCCGGCTACCTGATCGAAGTGGATGCAATAGCGGTCATCTAG
- a CDS encoding copper chaperone PCu(A)C: MSVPTSLTRLTRGVLALGAVPLLLAACSSDDTATAQPAAEQVSITDQWVKAAPSGMSAAFGTLTNDSAQPVTVVAGSSPVSSSVELHEIVTKADGTKVMQPKPGGFTLAPHASLTLRPGADHIMFMGLHQALRTGSDTSITLVFGDGSSKTFTAQVRDFPGNQEEYGTGGEHGAQPTPAPGA; this comes from the coding sequence ATGTCCGTCCCGACCTCCCTTACCCGCCTGACACGCGGCGTCCTCGCCCTGGGCGCGGTCCCCCTGCTGCTCGCCGCCTGTTCGTCCGACGACACCGCGACCGCCCAGCCCGCAGCCGAACAGGTATCCATCACCGACCAGTGGGTCAAGGCGGCCCCCAGCGGTATGTCCGCGGCGTTCGGCACCCTCACCAATGACAGTGCGCAGCCGGTCACCGTGGTGGCGGGCTCCAGCCCCGTCTCCAGCAGCGTGGAACTGCACGAGATCGTCACCAAGGCCGACGGCACCAAAGTGATGCAGCCCAAGCCCGGCGGCTTCACCCTCGCCCCGCACGCCAGCCTGACCTTGCGGCCCGGCGCCGACCACATCATGTTCATGGGTCTGCATCAGGCGCTGCGCACCGGTTCGGACACCTCGATCACCCTCGTCTTCGGTGACGGCTCGTCCAAGACGTTCACCGCCCAGGTGCGTGACTTCCCCGGCAACCAGGAGGAATACGGCACCGGCGGCGAGCACGGCGCCCAGCCGACCCCCGCCCCCGGTGCCTGA